The following are encoded in a window of Candida dubliniensis CD36 chromosome 4, complete sequence genomic DNA:
- a CDS encoding meiosis-specific protein, putative (Similar to S. cerevisiae HOP2;~spliced gene;~In S. cerevisiae: meiosis-specific protein that localizes to chromosomes, preventing synapsis between nonhomologous chromosomes and ensuring synapsis between homologs; complexes with Mnd1p to promote homolog pairing and meiotic double-strand break repair): MAPAKKSPLSTEKALASVQLYMQQQYRPYSISDIQLNMHNVLTKSKLIAVLDTLVDNQQLVCKTIGKTSYYVYTKQECVLDSKPKSETSECLNIKIKDLKQEICHLKSKLQEIVSTPTNEELDNLIKVHTKEIEKLSLELEHSASNFSVTDDPNALKKYVLQLTKAKKDRIAMFNNIVSTIKEITGQTDILDACGIDEDEMKKFI, from the exons ATGGCACCAGCTAAAAAGAGTCCACTTAGTACAGAGAAAGCCTTAGCATCAGTACAATTGTATATGCAACAGCAATACCGACCATATTCAATAAGCGATATCCAATTAAACATGCACAATGTTTTGACTAAACTGAAGTTGATAGCAGTATTAGACACCTTAGTTGATAATCAACAGTTGGTTTGCAAAACAATCGGAAAGACATCATATTATGTATACACAAAGCAAGAGTGTGTTTTGGATAGCAAACCCAAGAGTGAAACAAGTGAATGTTTGAAcataaaaattaaagacttgaaacaagaaatcTGTCATTTGAAGTCAA aattacaagaaattgTTTCTACTCCTACAAATGAAGAGTTGgacaatttaataaaagtACATACAAAGGAGATAGAAAAACTAAGTTTGGAGTTGGAACACTCGGCAAGCAATTTTTCGGTAACTGACGATCCAAATGCATTAAAGAAGTACGTGCTTCAACTAACTAAAGCAAAAAAGGACCGAATCGCCATG TTTAATAACATTGTTTCGacaataaaagaaattacCGGACAAACAGACATCTTG GATGCCTGCGGTATTGATGAAGACGAGATGAAAAAGTTCATTTAA